A stretch of Dasania marina DSM 21967 DNA encodes these proteins:
- the smpB gene encoding SsrA-binding protein SmpB, whose translation MSKNKPKHTSNTIALNKKAKHDYQLETKFEAGVVLLGWEVKSLREGKVQIVDTYVHMQNGEALLIGAHITPLNTVSTHYVAEPMRTRKLLLNKRELAKIISATQQDGLTCVCTALYWKGHLVKAEVCIAKGKQKHDKRATEKDRDWGREKQRIVRDNTRQ comes from the coding sequence ATGAGCAAAAACAAACCCAAACATACCAGCAACACCATCGCCCTTAACAAAAAGGCCAAACACGATTACCAGCTTGAAACCAAATTTGAAGCTGGCGTCGTGCTATTAGGCTGGGAAGTAAAAAGCTTAAGAGAAGGCAAAGTACAAATAGTCGACACCTATGTGCATATGCAAAACGGTGAGGCCCTGCTGATAGGCGCGCATATCACCCCACTAAACACGGTTTCTACCCACTATGTGGCAGAGCCCATGCGCACCCGCAAGCTGTTACTCAATAAACGCGAGCTGGCCAAAATAATTTCCGCTACGCAACAAGATGGTCTCACCTGTGTGTGTACCGCCCTGTACTGGAAAGGCCATTTAGTTAAAGCCGAAGTTTGCATCGCCAAAGGCAAGCAAAAACACGATAAACGCGCTACCGAAAAAGATAGAGACTGGGGCCGCGAAAAACAACGCATAGTGCGCGACAACACGCGCCAGTAA